A single genomic interval of Piliocolobus tephrosceles isolate RC106 chromosome 7, ASM277652v3, whole genome shotgun sequence harbors:
- the LOC111547391 gene encoding ATP synthase subunit f, mitochondrial, giving the protein MASVVPVKDKKLLEVKLGELPSWILMRDFSPSGILGAFQRGYYRYYNKYINVRKGSISGITMVLACYVLFNYCISYKHLKHERHRKYH; this is encoded by the coding sequence ATGGCGTCAGTCGTACCAGTGAAGGACAAGAAACTTCTAGAGGTCAAACTGGGGGAGCTGCCAAGCTGGATCTTGATGCGGGACTTCAGCCCTAGTGGCATTCTCGGAGCATTTCAAAGAGGTTACTACCGGTACTACAACAAGTACATTAACGTGAGGAAAGGGAGCATCTCGGGGATTACCATGGTGCTGGCATGCTACGTGCTCTTCAACTACTGCATTTCCTACAAGCATCTCAAGCACGAGCGGCACCGCAAATACCACTGA